One genomic region from Microcoleus sp. AS-A8 encodes:
- a CDS encoding four helix bundle protein: MAKSNFENLQIYKLSESIADEIWNIVGNWEQFAKDTIGKQIVRSVDSIGANIAQGTDRHNFSEHQHYLRLALSSLNETRYWLRRAYTRHLLTPKQIHKLKPIVDELSLKLNAYLKSIRSD; the protein is encoded by the coding sequence ATGGCGAAATCAAATTTTGAAAACTTGCAAATTTACAAACTGTCGGAGAGCATCGCTGACGAAATTTGGAATATCGTCGGAAATTGGGAGCAATTCGCTAAAGATACCATCGGCAAGCAGATAGTGCGTTCTGTAGATAGCATTGGTGCCAATATCGCACAAGGTACTGATCGACATAATTTTTCAGAGCATCAACATTACCTTAGGCTCGCCCTCAGCTCTTTGAATGAAACAAGATACTGGTTGCGACGAGCTTACACTCGACATCTCTTAACACCAAAACAAATCCATAAACTCAAACCCATCGTTGATGAACTCTCCCTTAAACTAAACGCATACCTAAAATCCATAAGATCTGATTGA
- a CDS encoding Lin0512 family protein has product MVRKRLIIEMGMGVDQHGQEATVAAARAVRNAIAHNALPGVWEVAGLSDPDQMIVEVQIAVPYPEQVREAEVLAVLPFGRKTLTVEFGGMVVQGRAIPSLNDKNDEMLIAVAAVTVWIESESM; this is encoded by the coding sequence GTGGTGCGTAAACGCTTGATTATCGAAATGGGTATGGGAGTCGATCAGCACGGACAGGAAGCGACTGTCGCTGCTGCAAGGGCTGTACGCAATGCGATCGCGCACAATGCCTTGCCCGGTGTTTGGGAAGTTGCGGGTTTAAGCGATCCCGATCAAATGATTGTTGAAGTCCAAATAGCCGTCCCTTATCCGGAACAAGTACGGGAAGCCGAGGTATTGGCTGTGCTCCCTTTTGGGCGCAAAACGCTCACGGTTGAGTTTGGTGGGATGGTGGTTCAGGGTCGAGCCATTCCCTCCCTTAATGATAAAAATGACGAGATGCTGATTGCTGTTGCTGCGGTTACAGTGTGGATTGAGTCCGAGTCAATGTAA